A genome region from Aedes albopictus strain Foshan unplaced genomic scaffold, AalbF5 HiC_scaffold_67, whole genome shotgun sequence includes the following:
- the LOC134284741 gene encoding protein lethal(2)essential for life-like, whose translation MCFWNYRRFPSTIVHYSIAACQDFGSTIHADKVNKFQINLVKAFDQASDNSIIIEGNTSRSRTIMATYISQYFIQRYSLPPELDFNQINSSISSHGILTISAPKRAVADAEGHKSIPIVQTGQPLKRISVDHVKKESIAHKS comes from the exons ATGTGTTTCTG gaattatcggCGGTTCCCGTCTACAATCGTCCATTACAGCATCGCTGCCTGTCAGGACTTCGGATCGACGATTCACGCCGACAAGGTCAACAAGTTCCAAATCAACTTGGTGAAGGCCTTCGACCAAGCCTCCGACAACAGCATCATCATCGAAGGGAATACATCGAGAAGCAGGACGATTATGGCTACCTACATCTCCCAGTACTTCATTCAGCGCTACTCCCTTCCACCGGAACTCGATTTCAACCAGATCAACTCGTCGATTTCGTCGCACGGCATCTTGACGATTTCGGCTCCGAAGAGGGCAGTTGCGGATGCGGAAGGCCACAAGTCGATTCCGATCGTTCAGACAGGTCAACCGCTGAAGAGAATCAGTGTCGATCACGTAAAGAAGGAGAGCATTGCCCACAAATCTTAG
- the LOC115258798 gene encoding protein lethal(2)essential for life-like produces the protein MTVRFMVGNLLNYRRFPSTIVHYSIAACQDFGSTIHADKVNKFQINLVKAFDQASDNSIIIEGNTSRSRTIMATYISQYFIQRYSLPPELDFNQINSSISSHGILTISAPKRAVADAEGHKSIPIVQTGQPLKRISVDHVKKESIAHKS, from the exons ATGACGGTTCGATTCATGGTTGGTAACTTATT gaattatcggCGGTTCCCGTCTACAATCGTCCATTACAGCATCGCTGCCTGTCAGGACTTCGGATCGACGATTCACGCCGACAAGGTCAACAAGTTCCAAATCAACTTGGTGAAGGCCTTCGACCAAGCCTCCGACAACAGCATCATCATCGAAGGGAATACATCGAGAAGCAGGACGATTATGGCTACCTACATCTCCCAGTACTTCATTCAGCGCTACTCCCTTCCACCGGAACTCGATTTCAACCAGATCAACTCGTCGATTTCGTCGCACGGCATCTTGACGATTTCGGCTCCGAAGAGGGCAGTTGCGGATGCGGAAGGCCACAAGTCGATTCCGATCGTTCAGACAGGTCAACCGCTGAAGAGAATCAGTGTCGATCACGTAAAGAAGGAGAGCATTGCCCACAAATCTTAG